In Halapricum desulfuricans, a single window of DNA contains:
- a CDS encoding FeoA family protein has protein sequence MTEVLADTAPGESVSLEQVPDDDVRARLLRLGFLDGTVECRHRLRKGPIVLRRNGTEMALGADLAAEIEISRAGADR, from the coding sequence ATGACTGAGGTGCTGGCCGACACGGCCCCGGGCGAGTCCGTCTCGCTGGAGCAGGTACCGGACGACGACGTCCGGGCGCGCCTGCTCAGGCTCGGTTTTCTGGACGGAACCGTGGAGTGTCGCCATCGGCTCCGGAAGGGGCCGATCGTTCTCAGGCGCAACGGCACGGAAATGGCACTCGGGGCCGATCTGGCCGCCGAGATCGAAATCTCGCGAGCGGGGGCCGATAGATGA
- a CDS encoding GIY-YIG nuclease family protein: MRQCGFVYDSASKIVTSGTYTLLIELPESVTITFGAAGERELAAGTYAYTGSAFGPGGFSRIDRHRRVASGENDARHWHVDYLLGHPGTRIVEVVRSAEADIECAVSRRLAGEPIEGVGASDCDCNSHLVYGGEGEAFPDEVRRTHASARND; encoded by the coding sequence ATGCGGCAGTGCGGTTTTGTGTACGACAGTGCAAGCAAGATTGTGACGAGTGGCACCTACACGCTGTTGATCGAGCTGCCCGAGTCGGTGACGATCACGTTCGGGGCGGCCGGCGAGCGCGAACTGGCGGCCGGAACGTATGCCTACACCGGCAGCGCGTTCGGCCCGGGTGGGTTCTCCCGGATCGATCGCCACCGACGAGTGGCGAGTGGCGAAAACGACGCGCGCCACTGGCATGTCGATTACCTGCTCGGCCATCCGGGCACGCGGATCGTCGAGGTCGTCCGCTCGGCCGAGGCCGACATCGAGTGTGCGGTCAGCCGGCGTCTGGCCGGCGAGCCGATCGAGGGGGTCGGTGCGTCGGACTGCGACTGTAACAGCCATCTGGTGTACGGCGGCGAGGGCGAAGCGTTTCCGGACGAAGTTCGGCGGACACACGCGAGTGCGCGAAACGATTGA
- a CDS encoding homing endonuclease associated repeat-containing protein: MTTESECVDALREAAEALGESPTKAQYEGLGLTPASGTIQRVMGGWNDAKEAAGLETYDSHGSRVQPKPDDVDLPDELIWEDLTRYQRWHYKNREWNTERTLKRRARLREWIHERKANSDGCRNCTESDPACLDFHHLSSGDKEMAVNKMIPYGYSKSDIEAEMEKCEILCANCHAKEHVSAPEAHVMVEGPQTRVERLRQWAYEYKRTRGCQRCSETDPVCLQFHHVSEKYAGVSEMIANGKPESDIRAEVEKCVVLCANCHRKEHYERLVVTPEESDNI, translated from the coding sequence GTGACCACCGAGTCCGAGTGTGTCGATGCGCTGCGGGAAGCCGCCGAGGCGCTGGGCGAGTCTCCGACGAAAGCCCAGTACGAGGGGTTGGGGCTAACTCCTGCCTCGGGCACGATTCAGCGCGTGATGGGCGGTTGGAACGACGCGAAGGAAGCGGCGGGGCTGGAGACGTATGACTCGCACGGATCCCGCGTCCAGCCCAAACCGGATGACGTCGATCTTCCAGACGAACTCATCTGGGAAGACCTCACGAGATATCAACGCTGGCATTACAAAAACCGGGAGTGGAATACCGAACGGACCCTCAAACGCCGTGCGCGCCTTCGCGAGTGGATACACGAGCGAAAAGCCAACAGTGACGGATGTCGCAACTGCACCGAGTCTGACCCGGCCTGTCTTGATTTCCATCACCTATCGAGTGGGGACAAGGAGATGGCCGTCAACAAGATGATCCCGTACGGATACTCGAAATCCGATATCGAGGCCGAAATGGAGAAATGTGAGATTCTGTGTGCAAATTGCCACGCAAAAGAACACGTTTCAGCGCCAGAGGCGCACGTGATGGTGGAAGGGCCTCAGACTAGAGTGGAACGGCTCCGGCAGTGGGCTTACGAGTACAAGCGCACGCGTGGCTGTCAGCGTTGCTCGGAGACCGATCCAGTGTGTTTGCAGTTTCATCACGTCTCGGAGAAATACGCAGGTGTCAGCGAAATGATTGCCAATGGCAAACCCGAGTCGGATATACGCGCAGAAGTCGAGAAGTGTGTCGTTCTCTGCGCGAATTGCCATCGGAAAGAACACTACGAGCGCCTCGTAGTTACCCCAGAAGAAAGCGACAACATTTAG
- a CDS encoding arsenate-mycothiol transferase ArsC, with translation MTDNVKLGFVCVQNAGRSQMSAAFARREWDRRGLNGDVQILTGGTDPAEEVHPEVVEAMAELDIDISDRQPRAVSTDELNDCDVVATMGCSTLELDADVDVRDWTLEDPHGKDVETVREIREETEGRVTDLFEEFVEA, from the coding sequence ATGACCGATAATGTCAAACTCGGTTTCGTCTGTGTCCAGAACGCGGGTCGAAGCCAGATGTCAGCCGCGTTCGCGCGCCGAGAATGGGACCGACGAGGGCTGAACGGGGATGTCCAAATACTCACCGGCGGGACCGACCCCGCCGAAGAGGTCCATCCGGAAGTCGTCGAGGCGATGGCCGAACTCGACATCGATATCTCCGACCGCCAGCCCCGGGCGGTCTCGACGGACGAACTGAACGACTGTGACGTCGTCGCCACCATGGGCTGTTCGACGCTCGAACTCGACGCCGACGTCGACGTCCGCGACTGGACCTTGGAGGACCCACACGGCAAAGACGTCGAAACCGTCCGCGAGATCCGCGAGGAGACCGAGGGTCGGGTCACCGACCTCTTCGAGGAGTTCGTCGAGGCGTAG